From Streptomyces zhihengii, the proteins below share one genomic window:
- a CDS encoding ferric reductase-like transmembrane domain-containing protein produces MNPRLTRRSSPDAGPGLSRPVQGGLYAAALILVPVLAVGGSDSFRAALDFTTGVLSLVSLTASVAWGLLATDRLLLSPRHRLLAQGIHRTTAVASLGFLLLHATVKVSLGHVSLIGALIPFGLGVTGTSALIGFGSLAGFLMVVAATTGALRSALAGNIRVAGRWRPLHMLAYPAWCFALVHGLYAGRPAATWVTTMYCLALAGVATAVSVRMLPRHLQRRVAGTIVSLTGGGAQPPAAEEQAQRDLRVSPLPGAGTMNGTGRPPVPAGMDRMDRVNGGPAQRPYGEDSQALPGQSRPQPPRLAAPSPPLYEAPPPEGSPVVMPGGRAPGRAPGMAAAYRAVSLAGEQGAPLAERVPMTEEIPVVSETGPRPGVWPTPSPPPPARSVRPDDGPAPGAYGASQGRDAYGSSGTFGAGAPYGTGDTGSFAPYGPGGGAGTGAYDAPPYASSAFDPPADPLTAPLTGPSADPLTGPVPGGAPYGAATAFPPGDAAGRDAQDPAANTLFRPSAGEPWNAPAGERP; encoded by the coding sequence ATGAACCCACGCCTCACACGGCGTTCGTCACCGGACGCCGGCCCTGGACTCAGTCGCCCGGTACAAGGCGGCCTCTACGCGGCCGCGTTGATCCTCGTCCCCGTCCTCGCCGTCGGAGGCAGTGACAGCTTCCGTGCGGCACTCGACTTCACCACGGGGGTCCTCTCCCTGGTGTCGCTGACCGCCTCCGTCGCCTGGGGGCTGCTCGCCACCGACCGGCTGCTCCTCTCCCCGCGCCACCGGCTGCTCGCCCAGGGCATCCACCGGACCACCGCGGTGGCCTCGCTCGGCTTCCTGCTGCTGCACGCCACCGTGAAGGTGTCCCTCGGACACGTCTCGCTGATCGGCGCCCTGATCCCGTTCGGCCTGGGGGTGACCGGCACGTCGGCGCTCATCGGCTTCGGTTCGCTGGCCGGCTTCCTGATGGTCGTCGCCGCGACCACCGGCGCCCTGCGCAGCGCGCTGGCGGGCAACATCCGGGTGGCCGGCCGCTGGCGGCCGCTGCACATGCTCGCCTACCCGGCGTGGTGCTTCGCGCTGGTGCACGGCCTGTACGCGGGCCGTCCCGCGGCCACCTGGGTGACCACCATGTACTGCCTGGCGCTGGCCGGTGTCGCGACCGCCGTGTCGGTCAGGATGCTGCCCCGGCACCTCCAGCGGCGGGTCGCCGGCACGATCGTCTCGCTGACCGGCGGCGGCGCCCAGCCGCCCGCCGCGGAGGAGCAGGCCCAGCGCGACCTGCGCGTCTCGCCCCTGCCGGGCGCCGGGACGATGAACGGGACGGGCCGTCCGCCCGTACCCGCTGGCATGGACCGCATGGACCGCGTGAACGGTGGGCCGGCGCAGCGCCCGTACGGGGAGGACTCCCAGGCCCTCCCCGGTCAGTCGCGCCCGCAGCCTCCCCGGCTGGCCGCGCCCTCGCCGCCGCTGTATGAGGCCCCGCCGCCGGAGGGGTCGCCGGTGGTGATGCCGGGCGGCCGTGCGCCGGGGCGCGCTCCCGGCATGGCCGCGGCGTACCGCGCGGTGTCGCTCGCCGGCGAGCAGGGCGCCCCGCTCGCCGAGCGGGTGCCGATGACGGAGGAGATACCCGTGGTGTCCGAGACGGGCCCTCGTCCGGGCGTCTGGCCCACGCCCTCCCCGCCGCCGCCCGCCCGCTCGGTCCGCCCCGACGACGGACCGGCTCCCGGTGCGTACGGCGCGTCGCAGGGCCGGGACGCCTACGGCTCCTCCGGGACGTTCGGCGCCGGGGCCCCGTACGGCACCGGTGACACGGGCTCCTTCGCTCCCTACGGCCCGGGCGGCGGCGCCGGGACGGGCGCGTACGACGCGCCCCCGTACGCCTCCTCCGCCTTCGACCCGCCGGCCGACCCGCTGACGGCCCCCCTGACCGGCCCGTCGGCGGACCCCCTGACCGGCCCGGTGCCCGGCGGCGCCCCGTACGGCGCCGCCACCGCCTTCCCGCCCGGCGACGCGGCCGGCCGGGACGCGCAGGACCCCGCCGCGAACACCCTCTTCCGGCCGTCCGCCGGAGAACCCTGGAACGCACCCGCAGGAGAACGTCCGTGA